Genomic DNA from Mesosutterella faecium:
CTGGTCACGAGAGGAGTGCTGCTGGCCAAGAACGCCGCCCGGAAGATGCGGACGGTGCAGGTGCAGCTCTTTGCCGATGACCTGCGGGACGATGTCGAGCATTTCGAACCGTACGGCTTCACATCCGAGGCTAAAACGGGGGCTGAAGTGCTTGCGGCCTCCCTGGCAGGCGACAGAGAGCACACGATCGCTTTCTGCATCACCGACCGGCGCTACCGCCCAACGGGACTCAAGGATGGCGAGGTCTGCGTTTTTGACGATCTGGGGCGAAAGGTCTACTTCTCTCGATCCGGGATCGTGGTCGAAGGCAAGGATTCGCCAGTGACAGTAAAGAGCTCTGGATCTGTGACGATTGACGCGCCCGAGACCACCATCACGGGAAAGCTGATCGTGAATGGGGACATTCAGGGCAAGGCCCAGATTTACGACTCGAAGGGCCGGATGCAGAGTATCAGGGACACCTACAACGGACATACGCATAACGGCGGCGTTAGCCCGGATCAAAAGATGTGAGGTGAAGATGATTGATTACGACAAACTGGCAGAAGATGAAGCGCAAAGACTTTTTATGAAGATTTTTGCCAAAGGCTTTGTGGCTGGTGGCGTGACGGTATTCATCTTTGTTGTTCTGCTTGTAGGCGTGATTTTTTGCGTTTCTTATTTCATGCGGTAAATCTGCGCTCTTTACCGCCGAGGAAAAGTAAAACCCAGTCAGACGGGCATCTGGCTGGGCTTTTTCGTGGAGCTTGATCAAATGATTCTGATGCTCAACGGCGTTGAGTCGACTTTGTCCGATTTTTGTGACGATGAGTTAAGACGGGCTGTGTACAACAGCCTTTTTTCATGGGCGCGGGCTTCGGATTCAGACGAGCTCCCTGGGGACTCGAAGCAGGGCTGGTGGGGTGATACCTACGCGGATGACACCGGCGATCAGTTCGGGTCGAAGCTTTGGCTGCTGGCCCGCTCGAAGGTGACTCAGGAGACGCTGCTTAAAGCGCAGGAATACGCCGCGGCGGCGCTGCAGTGGATGATCGATGACGGCATTGCCAAAAGCGTAGACGTTTCCGCAGAACGGGGAGGTGCCGACCAGCTGAATCTCACGGTCACGATTCAGAGGCCGAGCGATGCAGACCTTATCGGCATGAGGTTTCAAGACATTTGGAGCGAATGATGGCATTTGTTAGACCAACACTGCGGGAGCTGATTTCCCGCATCAGCTCGGGAATCCAGTCGCGCCTGAGCGTTCCGCAGGTGCGCAGAAGCAATGCGACTGTTTACAGCCGGGTGCTGGCAGGGGCGAGCCATGAGCTGCACGGCTTCATTGAGTACGTCTCCAAGCAGATTTTCGTCGACACGGCAGACTCCGAGCATCTCGACCGCCATGCTTCAATCTTCGGGATCACAAGGAAGGCCGCTTCGAAAGCCTCTGGAACAGTGAAATTCAGCTTTCAGGACGGCGTTGTGAACGTGCCTGTAGGGACCATTCTGCAGGGCGGAGACGAGCAGCAGTTCCAGGTGACTGTCGCTCCGGATTCGAGCGGCGTTGCGTCTGTTGAAGCTCTGGTGGCCGGCGAGGCGGGGAACATCGAATCGGGCGACACTCTCACGCTGATCTCTCCGATCGAAGGCGTGATGTCCGAGGCTGAGTCTCAGGGAATAGCGGGCGGAGCTGATGCAGAGGACGACGAAAGCCTGCGGGCCCGCGTGCTCGCAAGGCAGAGAGAAACGCCGCACGGCGGAACCTCATCCGACTATGTCCAGTGGGCGCTGGCCGTCCCGGGGGTGACTCGAGCCTGGTGCTATCCGCTTGAAAACGGGGACGGGACCGTTGTCGTGAGGTTTGTCTGCGACGATCTGGCTGACATTTCACCGACCACCGAAATGGTGAAGCAGGTCCAGGCCTACATCGACGAGAAGCGCCCGGTGACCGCCGATGTGACAGTCATGGGCCCGACGCTTAAGGCGGTCGACATCGAAATCAGCACGCTCACGCCGGACACGTCTGACGTCAGGGCGGCGGTCGAGGCCGAGCTTAAGGACCTCTTCATGAAGGAAAGCGAGCCCTCGAGAAGCATTTATCTGTCGCACATAAGAGCGGCCATCTCCGCAGCCGCGGGCGAAGTCGACCACACTCTTGTTTCCCCGACTTCCAATCCGACGGCGGGGACTAATGAGCTGCTCACCCTGGGGACGATCACATGGAACTGACGACGCAGGAAGAGTACTCCCGGATGCTGAAGCAGTTGCTTCCTCCTGGTCCAGCCTGGCCGAGGGGCGACGCCACATCCCTCATGGGCATGATGATCGAGGTTTGGGCCGAGGAGTTCAGCCGCGTTGATTCCCGAGTGCGGACGCTGATGCGAGAAGCCGACCCTCGCTTCGCGGTGGAGACGTTTGAGAACTGGCTGGACGACTGGGGATTGCCTGACGACTGCATTCGAGCCTGGTCCAGTGCCAATCAGACGACGCTGCGCACACTGCTCATGTACAAGATCAAGAACATCGGCAGGCAGGATCGGTCCTACTTTGTCGAGCTTGCAGAGATGTTCGGATACCGAATCGTCATCGATGAGTTCCGCCAGCACTCCGTGCAGTCAACCTCAATGGACGCTGTCTGCGGGGAGAACTGGCGGCACATCTGGCGGGTCGACGTAATGACAGGGGCCGGGTCGGTTATGGGGTACCACAACATGCTGGGGCCGGTGAACGAGGCGCTCGCCTGGTGGGGCGACCGACTTATTGAGTGCCTGATCAAGCGGTACAAGCCAGCTCATACCGACTTGTATTTCGGCTACTACAGCTTTGAAGGAGACAACGCGTAATGGACAGGATCTTTCTTTCCGGCGCCGTGCAGAACGAGCCCAACATTCCCGATGACGTCGACCCAGGGTATCCGACAGACGGTTCGTCCGGCGGCGGCATAGCGTCAACCGTTCCCGGGGCCATCTGGTACAACGCGGTCATGATGGAGCTGATCAACGCGATCAAAGGCGGTGGCGTTACCCCCGACAGGCATGACAATGCCCAGCTCGACGCGGCCATCAAGGCCCAGATCAAGACCGTGAATCAGGCTCTGTCAGACGCAGTGGCCCAGATTCAGGCCAAGGTGGCTCAGGTGGAAATCGTACCGGCAGGAGCCATTATGTTCTTTCCGACTTCTTCTTCTCCGAACGCGAACTGGCTGATTTGCAACGGCCAGGCGGTGAGCCGCTCGGCCTATGCGGGCCTGTTCTCCGCGATTGGGACCAAATATGGCTCGGGCAACGGGAGCACGACATTCAATTTGCCGTATCTGATCGACAAGACGGTGTGGGGCGGGCAGAGCAACGTTGGCGAGCAGAGAAGCGCCGGCCTTCCGAACATTACCGGCACCTTCCTGAACTGGACTCGTGGGAACGCCTCGGCAGACGGTTCTTTCTACGCGTCAGATGTCACAAGCCGTGGTCTGAAGGGCGGATCCGGCGGTGATGAGGGGCGGTATCACTTCGACGCCTCTCGCTCCAACGGGATTTATGGACGGTCAGGCACAGTGCAGCCTCCGGCTCTTGTTTTGCTCCCGTGCATTCATATTTAAGCTTTTAGTAGAAAGACAAGCCCCGCCCAGACGGCCATCTGAGCGGGGTTTTTGTTATCGAGAAGAAACGGTTCCCGATGAATGAAATTATACCCGTGCTGGCGGCACTTCTGCCGCTGAGAGAGGCCATGATGAAGCCAGACAAGGAACTTCCTGCTTATCTGCGAGTGTTGCGTTGGGGAGTGACGATCTTTGTTCTCGCTTACGGGATCCTGCTTATTGCCGAGAAGATGAAAAGCATTTTCTTTTAGAGGTAAAGATGAAGAGACTTTATTACTCAGACGCGTCTGACACGCCGCCTTCTCCGCCCAAGAATCCGATCACAACTCAATATCCGCAGGATGGAAACAGAGCGAAAAAGCAAATGCCGACAGTGATCGGGGCCTACTGGTATCACATGATCACCGAGGAATTCATGGCGGTGATCGAGCAGGCCGGGCTGGAGCCGTCGCTTACAAACCTGCATCAGCTGGCGGATGTCTTTGCTGACTTCAAGACGCGGGCCGCAGGGGCCGAGGCTTACAAAACAGCGGCTGAAGCGGCCGCGACCCGGGCTGAAACGGCCGCTAACGGCGTTGTCACCGAAACTGCTTCAAAGATTAAGGAAATTGACGCCGAGGGCGACAAGCAGGTTAAGGCTGTTCAGGACGCAGGATCAACCGTTTCTTCGGATATCGAGGCAGGTAAAACCGCCCTGCAGACCAAGCTCACAGAGCTGATTGCAAAGCTGGATACAGAGGGAGGAACCGAGGCCGCTTACGTGAAGCAGCAGGCGCAGGACATCCTCGATCAGATCACAACCTCTGAATCTAATGCCAAAACATACGCTGAGAATGCTGCGGCCAGCGCGTCCTCTGCTGCAACCACGGTTTCGGATGGAAAACAGGCGATAACAGATCTTCAAGCGGCTGCAACAGCGGCAGTACAGGCGCAGCAGACCACTTCTGTTAAAGCTGTGAGCGATGCTCAGAGCACCGCGCAAACCGCTGTTGCATCCGCTCAGTCCGCAGCTGTTTCTGCTGTCAAAGCTCAGGAAACGGCCAGCCTCCATACGATTGAAACAGAAATGGAAACAATTGATCTTGGAGGGCTGTCATGAAATCCAAGTATCTGCAGCTTCGCGGAGGGACGACGGATCAGAATGACGCTTTCACAGGAAAAAATCGGGAGCTTACGGTCGACACGGACGAGAAGCGCCTTCGGGTTCATGACGGCACAACGGCCGGCGGCCATCCCGTAGCGAAAGCGTCCGAGATTCCAACAAAGACAAGCGAGCTTGAGAACGATGCCTTCGAGACAAAGGCCATTCTCAGCAAGCTATCACAACTGACGGATGACGTGGGGTACTGGAAGAAGGCGAAGCTCACGAAGCTCTCTCAATTGGAGAATGACACGGGGTTCGTTGCCGGTCACTGCACCTACTGCACCTACTGTTCGTACTGCACAAACTGCACATGAGGTTTTAGATGTCTTTAAAGGAAATCTTGTGGAAGGGCGGAACTGCGGCCAAGAATGATGCCTACACCGGAGAGCCTGGTGAAATCACCATCGATACGGACAATCACCGCATCAGGGTGCATGACGGAGCGACCGCCGGAGGAACGGCTCTGGCCCTCAAGTCCGACCTGCCGACAAAGCTGTCCCAGCTGACTGACGATGTTGGAATGTGG
This window encodes:
- a CDS encoding phage baseplate assembly protein V, whose amino-acid sequence is MSNGLIDLVTRGVLLAKNAARKMRTVQVQLFADDLRDDVEHFEPYGFTSEAKTGAEVLAASLAGDREHTIAFCITDRRYRPTGLKDGEVCVFDDLGRKVYFSRSGIVVEGKDSPVTVKSSGSVTIDAPETTITGKLIVNGDIQGKAQIYDSKGRMQSIRDTYNGHTHNGGVSPDQKM
- a CDS encoding phage GP46 family protein, giving the protein MILMLNGVESTLSDFCDDELRRAVYNSLFSWARASDSDELPGDSKQGWWGDTYADDTGDQFGSKLWLLARSKVTQETLLKAQEYAAAALQWMIDDGIAKSVDVSAERGGADQLNLTVTIQRPSDADLIGMRFQDIWSE
- a CDS encoding baseplate J/gp47 family protein gives rise to the protein MMAFVRPTLRELISRISSGIQSRLSVPQVRRSNATVYSRVLAGASHELHGFIEYVSKQIFVDTADSEHLDRHASIFGITRKAASKASGTVKFSFQDGVVNVPVGTILQGGDEQQFQVTVAPDSSGVASVEALVAGEAGNIESGDTLTLISPIEGVMSEAESQGIAGGADAEDDESLRARVLARQRETPHGGTSSDYVQWALAVPGVTRAWCYPLENGDGTVVVRFVCDDLADISPTTEMVKQVQAYIDEKRPVTADVTVMGPTLKAVDIEISTLTPDTSDVRAAVEAELKDLFMKESEPSRSIYLSHIRAAISAAAGEVDHTLVSPTSNPTAGTNELLTLGTITWN
- a CDS encoding YmfQ family protein; amino-acid sequence: MELTTQEEYSRMLKQLLPPGPAWPRGDATSLMGMMIEVWAEEFSRVDSRVRTLMREADPRFAVETFENWLDDWGLPDDCIRAWSSANQTTLRTLLMYKIKNIGRQDRSYFVELAEMFGYRIVIDEFRQHSVQSTSMDAVCGENWRHIWRVDVMTGAGSVMGYHNMLGPVNEALAWWGDRLIECLIKRYKPAHTDLYFGYYSFEGDNA
- a CDS encoding phage tail protein; this translates as MDRIFLSGAVQNEPNIPDDVDPGYPTDGSSGGGIASTVPGAIWYNAVMMELINAIKGGGVTPDRHDNAQLDAAIKAQIKTVNQALSDAVAQIQAKVAQVEIVPAGAIMFFPTSSSPNANWLICNGQAVSRSAYAGLFSAIGTKYGSGNGSTTFNLPYLIDKTVWGGQSNVGEQRSAGLPNITGTFLNWTRGNASADGSFYASDVTSRGLKGGSGGDEGRYHFDASRSNGIYGRSGTVQPPALVLLPCIHI